The following coding sequences lie in one Populus trichocarpa isolate Nisqually-1 chromosome 14, P.trichocarpa_v4.1, whole genome shotgun sequence genomic window:
- the LOC7494130 gene encoding BTB/POZ domain-containing protein POB1 isoform X1 has translation MMRGSNSDLFDPRTEMESDSTRGGSASDGDFGFAFNDSNFSDRLLRIEIMGGSAESRADGEGCTSIIDWARHRKRRREDIKKDNNNGDLSVGAEEQILGSNQPDMDDCVVGDNQDEEGEAMVEVSPSDDEAGDGNESSWSMDCSTVVRVKTLHISSPILAAKSPFFYKLFSNGMRESEQRHVTLRINASEEAALMELMNFMYSNTLTASQAPQLLDVLMAADKFEVASCMRYCSRQLRNLSMTPESALLYLELPSSVLMAEAVQPLTDAAKQYLAARYKDMTKFQEEVMALPLAGIEAILSSDDLQVASEDAVYDFVLKWARAQYPKLEERREVLGARLARYIRFPYMTCRKLKKVLTCTDFEHDAASKLVLEALFFKGEPPHRQRTLAAEESATSNRRFVERAYKYRPVKVVEFELPRQQCVVYLDLKREECANLFPSGRVYSQAFHLGGQGFFLSAHCNMDQQSSFHCFGLFLGMQEKGSVSFAVDYEFAARSKPTEEFVSKYKGNYTFTGGKAVGYRNLFAIPWTSFMAEDSLYFINGVLHLRAELTIRL, from the exons ATGATGAGAGGGTCGAATTCGGATCTATTTGACCCAAGAACGGAGATGGAGTCCGATTCTACGCGTGGAGGTTCTGCTTCCGATGGAGATTTCGGGTTTGCTTTTAATGATAGTAATTTCTCTGACCGGCTTCTCCGGATCGAGATCATGGGCGGCTCGGCTGAGAGTAGAGCCGATGGTGAAGGGTGCACGAGTATTATTGATTGGGCTAGGCATCGTAAGAGGAGGAGAGAAGATATCAAGAAGGATAATAATAACG GTGATCTATCTGTAGGTGCGGAGGAGCAGATTTTAGGTAGTAACCAACCTGACATGGATGATTGTGTGGTGGGTGACAATCAAGATGAGGAAGGAGAGGCAATGGTTGAAGTGTCACCTTCAG ATGATGAAGCTGGAGATGGTAATGAGTCATCCTGGAGCATGGATTGTTCTACAGTTGTGAGAGTAAAAACATTACACATCAGCTCTCCTATTTTAGCTGCCAAAAGTCCATTTTTCTATAAG CTCTTCTCTAATGGAATGAGGGAGTCAGAACAGCGGCACGTGACACTACGCATCAATGCCTCTG AGGAAGCTGCCCTTATGGAGTTAATGAATTTTATGTACAGCAATACCTTAACCGCTTCTCAGGCTCCCCAATTGCTTGACGTGCTAATGGCTGCCGACAAGTTTGAGGTTGCTTCATGCATGAGGTATTGCAGCCGACAGTTGCGTAACCTATCCATGACGCCAGAGTCTGCTTTGCTTTATCTGGAGCTCCCATCAAGTGTCTTGATGGCTGAAGCTGTCCAGCCATTGACTGACGCAGCAAAGCAATACCTTGCAGCCCGTTACAAGGACATGACCAA GTTCCAAGAAGAGGTAATGGCCCTGCCCTTGGCTGGAATTGAGGCAATATTATCTAGTGATGACCTGCAGGTGGCTTCAGAAGATGCTGTATATGACTTTGTATTGAAGTGGGCAAGGGCTCAGTATCCAAAATTGGAGGAACGGCGTGAAGTCCTTGGCGCACGCTTAGCACGCTACATTCGCTTCCCTTACATGACTTGCCGGAAGCTTAAGAAGGTTTTAACCTGTACTGACTTTGAGCACGATGCTGCATCCAAGCTTGTTCTTGAGGCTCTCTTTTTTAAGGGCGAGCCGCCACATCGGCAGCGAACCCTGGCAGCAGAGGAATCGGCCACCTCGAATCGTCGTTTTGTGGAGCGTGCATACAAGTATCGGCCTGTTAAAGTGGTAGAGTTTGAATTACCCAGGCAGCAGTGTGTGGTGTACCTGGATTTGAAGCGGGAGGAATGTGCAAATTTGTTCCCTTCTGGACGGGTATATTCCCAGGCATTCCACCTGGGTGgacaagggttttttttgtcagCACATTGCAACATGGACCAGCAAAGCTCTTTCCATTGCTTCGGGCTATTTCTGGGGATGCAGGAGAAGGGGTCAGTTAGTTTTGCTGTTGACTATGAATTTGCAGCTAGATCAAAGCCAACAGAGGAGTTCGTTAGCAAATACAAGGGAAATTACACGTTCACTGGTGGCAAGGCAGTTGGGTACCGAAACTTATTTGCCATACCATGGACGTCCTTCATGGCTGAGGACAGTCTTTATTTCATAAATGGTGTCTTGCATCTTAGAGCGGAGCTTACTATCAGACTCTAA
- the LOC7494130 gene encoding BTB/POZ domain-containing protein POB1 isoform X2, whose amino-acid sequence MDDCVVGDNQDEEGEAMVEVSPSDDEAGDGNESSWSMDCSTVVRVKTLHISSPILAAKSPFFYKLFSNGMRESEQRHVTLRINASEEAALMELMNFMYSNTLTASQAPQLLDVLMAADKFEVASCMRYCSRQLRNLSMTPESALLYLELPSSVLMAEAVQPLTDAAKQYLAARYKDMTKFQEEVMALPLAGIEAILSSDDLQVASEDAVYDFVLKWARAQYPKLEERREVLGARLARYIRFPYMTCRKLKKVLTCTDFEHDAASKLVLEALFFKGEPPHRQRTLAAEESATSNRRFVERAYKYRPVKVVEFELPRQQCVVYLDLKREECANLFPSGRVYSQAFHLGGQGFFLSAHCNMDQQSSFHCFGLFLGMQEKGSVSFAVDYEFAARSKPTEEFVSKYKGNYTFTGGKAVGYRNLFAIPWTSFMAEDSLYFINGVLHLRAELTIRL is encoded by the exons ATGGATGATTGTGTGGTGGGTGACAATCAAGATGAGGAAGGAGAGGCAATGGTTGAAGTGTCACCTTCAG ATGATGAAGCTGGAGATGGTAATGAGTCATCCTGGAGCATGGATTGTTCTACAGTTGTGAGAGTAAAAACATTACACATCAGCTCTCCTATTTTAGCTGCCAAAAGTCCATTTTTCTATAAG CTCTTCTCTAATGGAATGAGGGAGTCAGAACAGCGGCACGTGACACTACGCATCAATGCCTCTG AGGAAGCTGCCCTTATGGAGTTAATGAATTTTATGTACAGCAATACCTTAACCGCTTCTCAGGCTCCCCAATTGCTTGACGTGCTAATGGCTGCCGACAAGTTTGAGGTTGCTTCATGCATGAGGTATTGCAGCCGACAGTTGCGTAACCTATCCATGACGCCAGAGTCTGCTTTGCTTTATCTGGAGCTCCCATCAAGTGTCTTGATGGCTGAAGCTGTCCAGCCATTGACTGACGCAGCAAAGCAATACCTTGCAGCCCGTTACAAGGACATGACCAA GTTCCAAGAAGAGGTAATGGCCCTGCCCTTGGCTGGAATTGAGGCAATATTATCTAGTGATGACCTGCAGGTGGCTTCAGAAGATGCTGTATATGACTTTGTATTGAAGTGGGCAAGGGCTCAGTATCCAAAATTGGAGGAACGGCGTGAAGTCCTTGGCGCACGCTTAGCACGCTACATTCGCTTCCCTTACATGACTTGCCGGAAGCTTAAGAAGGTTTTAACCTGTACTGACTTTGAGCACGATGCTGCATCCAAGCTTGTTCTTGAGGCTCTCTTTTTTAAGGGCGAGCCGCCACATCGGCAGCGAACCCTGGCAGCAGAGGAATCGGCCACCTCGAATCGTCGTTTTGTGGAGCGTGCATACAAGTATCGGCCTGTTAAAGTGGTAGAGTTTGAATTACCCAGGCAGCAGTGTGTGGTGTACCTGGATTTGAAGCGGGAGGAATGTGCAAATTTGTTCCCTTCTGGACGGGTATATTCCCAGGCATTCCACCTGGGTGgacaagggttttttttgtcagCACATTGCAACATGGACCAGCAAAGCTCTTTCCATTGCTTCGGGCTATTTCTGGGGATGCAGGAGAAGGGGTCAGTTAGTTTTGCTGTTGACTATGAATTTGCAGCTAGATCAAAGCCAACAGAGGAGTTCGTTAGCAAATACAAGGGAAATTACACGTTCACTGGTGGCAAGGCAGTTGGGTACCGAAACTTATTTGCCATACCATGGACGTCCTTCATGGCTGAGGACAGTCTTTATTTCATAAATGGTGTCTTGCATCTTAGAGCGGAGCTTACTATCAGACTCTAA
- the LOC7492752 gene encoding protein CURVATURE THYLAKOID 1A, chloroplastic, whose product MASTVIAAAASSSMAATAIRATRCYALPYLPPRSSSSSQSFPIKQVSLTASESRRFAPFQTRASSSEESPVDANEIFTDLKEKWDAVENKSTVIIYGGGAVVAVWLSSILIGAVNSVPLLPKILELVGLGYTGWFVYRYLLFKSSRKELATDIESLKKKIAGTE is encoded by the exons ATGGCATCGACGGTGATTGCGGCGGCAGCATCTTCCTCCATGGCGGCCACTGCCATCAGAGCCACCCGCTGCTATGCCTTGCCTTACCTCCCTCCTCGCTCCTCCTCATCTTCCCAATCCTTTCCCATCAAACAAGTCTCACTCACAGCCTCAG AGTCCCGCAGGTTTGCTCCTTTCCAGACCAGAGCCTCTTCTTCAGAAGAATCCCCAGTCGATGCTAATGAGATTTTCACAGACTTGAAGGAAAAG TGGGATGCGGTTGAAAACAAATCCACAGTAATTATCTATGGAGGAGGGGCAGTAGTTGCTGTTTGGCTATCATCAATTCTAATTGGTGCCGTCAACTCAGTACCTTTG CTTCCCAAAATCTTGGAGCTGGTGGGGCTTGGATACACTGGATGGTTTGTCTACAGATACCTTCTCTTCAAG TCGAGCAGAAAAGAACTAGCCACGGATATTGAatcattgaagaagaagattgcAGGAACTGAATAA
- the LOC7494131 gene encoding uncharacterized protein LOC7494131 has translation MGCNRSWHIFPLFLLLISPVHGLTSYDPESLDALIHQYAMKAQAKKRTGTSLKVPLPANFSGMEVSVVRLRSGHFWERGANFTSFFIPPRITPFPFVKRLSLVYQNLGNWSTLYYRVPDYSLVAPVVGFMAYDASNLSALGNEALKFNVLGDPISIKFPNLMTKGDPKLLKCVELGPDGLVHFRNITNENTCMTQGDGHFSVAVKNSDVDKNNRVWIWWVIGFGAAILALVLLGVIGFTTFKLVRSERFREMEAESENGVALDTTSIGRSKIPSSSMVRTQPTLEQDYVP, from the coding sequence ATGGGGTGCAACAGAAGCTGGCACATCTTTCCTCTGTTCTTGTTGTTAATTTCACCTGTTCATGGCTTAACAAGCTATGACCCTGAGTCTTTAGATGCGTTGATTCACCAATACGCAATGAAGGCACAAGCAAAGAAACGGACAGGCACTTCATTAAAAGTTCCTCTCCCTGCTAATTTCTCTGGAATGGAAGTCTCGGTTGTTAGGCTAAGAAGTGGTCATTTCTGGGAAAGAGGAGCCaatttcacttctttttttatcccaccTAGGATTACTCCATTCCCATTTGTGAAGAGACTGTCTTTAGTATATCAAAACTTGGGAAATTGGTCAACTCTTTATTACAGGGTGCCTGATTATTCATTAGTTGCTCCTGTTGTTGGCTTCATGGCTTATGATGCTTCAAATTTAAGTGCATTGGGTAATGAGGCACTCAAGTTTAACGTTCTGGGTGACCCCATTTCGATCAAGTTTCCTAACCTAATGACAAAAGGTGATCCTAAGTTATTAAAATGCGTCGAGCTTGGTCCAGATGGATTGGTCCACTTTAGGAACATAACTAACGAAAATACTTGCATGACACAAGGTGATGGTCATTTTTCAGTTGCTGTTAAGAACTCTGACGTGGATAAGAATAACAGAGTTTGGATATGGTGGGTGATTGGATTTGGAGCTGCGATTCTTGCGTTGGTTTTGCTGGGTGTGATTGGATTCACCACTTTTAAACTAGTGAGGAGTGAGAGATTCAGAGAGATGGAGGCAGAGTCTGAAAATGGGGTGGCCCTTGATACAACTTCGATTGGAAGAAGTAAAATACCTTCATCATCAATGGTAAGAACCCAGCCAACCCTTGAGCAAGATTATGTTCCTTGA
- the LOC7492753 gene encoding GDSL esterase/lipase At4g01130: MSLWSSKCSTVMLQQFLVVWVVMVAMWGSASYSKCDFEAIFNFGDSNSDTGGFWAAFPAQSGPFGMTYFKRPAGRASDGRLMVDFLAQALGLPFLSPYLQSIGSDYRHGANYATLASTVLLPNTSLFVTGISPFSLAIQINQMKEFKAKVHEFHSARKQGSTPLPSPDIFGKSLYTFYIGQNDFTSNLAAIGIGGVKQYLPQVAAQIAGSIKELYALGGRAFLVLNLAPIGCYPAFLVQLHHNTSDIDAFGCLISYNNAVVDYNNMLKKALSQTRMELPKASLIYVDIHAILLELFQHPGSHGLKYGTKACCGHGGGQYNFDPKAYCGNTRVINGSTVTASACGDPYKYVSWDGIHATEAANKLATIAILKGSYFDPPFPLHHLCDLQPIN, encoded by the exons ATGAGTCTCTGGTCGTCAAAATGCAGCACTGTCATGTTGCAACAATTTCTGGTCGTTTGGGTGGTGATGGTGGCAATGTGGGGTAGTGCAAGTTACTCAAAATGCGATTTTGAGGCAATCTTCAACTTTGGCGACTCAAATTCGGACACTGGTGGGTTTTGGGCAGCTTTTCCGGCACAGTCCGGTCCTTTTGGCATGACTTACTTCAAGAGACCGGCTGGTCGGGCTTCGGACGGGAGGCTCATGGTTGATTTCTTAG CACAAGCTCTGGGATTGCCATTTCTGAGCCCGTATCTGCAATCAATTGGATCTGATTATAGACACGGAGCCAACTATGCAACACTGGCATCTACTGTACTGTTGCCTAATACTTCCCTATTTGTTACTGGGATCAGCCCTTTTTCTCTGGCTATTCAGATCAACCAAATGAAGGAATTCAAGGCTAAGGTTCATGAATTCCACTCCGCTCGTAAACAAG GATCAACACCTCTCCCATCACCGGACATTTTTGGAAAATCTCTCTACACGTTTTATATTGGTCAGAATGATTTTACTTCAAATTTAGCTGCTATTGGTATAGGTGGAGTGAAGCAATATCTCCCTCAAGTGGCTGCACAAATTGCCGGTAGTATCAAG GAGCTATACGCATTGGGAGGGCGTGCATTTCTGGTTCTCAATCTTGCACCGATAGGTTGTTATCCTGCGTTCTTGGTACAGCTTCATCATAACACCTCGGACATCGACGCCTTCGGTTGTTTGATCTCTTACAATAACGCTGTGGTGGACTATAATAACATGTTGAAAAAGGCTCTAAGCCAAACTAGAATGGAACTCCCAAAAGCTTCCCTTATATATGTGGACATCCATGCTATTCTACTGGAGCTCTTCCAGCATCCCGGTTCTCATG GGCTCAAATATGGTACCAAAGCATGCTGTGGCCATGGGGGAGGCCAGTACAATTTTGATCCTAAAGCTTACTGTGGAAATACCAGAGTGATTAATGGAAGCACTGTAACCGCATCAGCTTGTGGTGATCCATACAAGTACGTTAGCTGGGATGGAATACATGCCACAGAAGCAGCAAACAAGCTTGCTACAATAGCTATTCTGAAAGGGTCCTATTTTGATCCTCCTTTTCCTCTTCATCATCTCTGTGACCTCCAACCCATTAATTGa